Sequence from the Streptomyces sp. NBC_00440 genome:
TCCAGGACCGCCGCGAGGTTCTGGGTGTAGTTCTCGCTGTACCAGCCGTTGCGCAGGAAGGTGTACGGGAGCCCGGAGTCCAGGATCAGCTGCTCGGTCACCTTGTGCTCCGCGGCCAGCTGGAAGTCGGCGTCGGGGCCGCCCAGGATGCCCGTGTACGCGAGCTGGGAGACGCCCGCCGCCTTCGCCGCGTCGATGACCGCGGTGTGCTGCGGCACGCGCCGTCCGACCTCGCTTCCGGAGATGAGGAGCACGCGCTCGCCCGGGCGGAACACCCCGTCGAGGCTCGCCGGGTCGTTGTAGTCGGCGATGCGCAGCTCGACGCCGCGCGCCGCCAGGCCGGCGGCCTTCTCCTTGTTGCGGACGACGGCGGCGATCTGGTCCGCCGGGACCTTGGCGAGCAGCTCGTCGATGACGAGGCGGCCGAGGGCCCCGGTGGCTCCGGTGACGACGATGCTCATGAGGTGATGCTCCCTGGGGTTCGGGTGGTCTGTGTGGTTCCCTGCTCTGTTCTGAAGCTCACCCTACGGTCGGTACTAACTATGGGAAAGTACCCACTTTGAAGTAAGGTACTGGTATGGACGTAAGTGAAGTGGTGGAAGACCAGGTGACGGCCCGGCCTGCGGCCGACGTCAACCGGGCGATGTGTCCCTCGCGCCTGATCCTGGAGCACGTCACCAGCCGCTGGGGTGTGCTCGTCCTCGCCGCGCTCCTGGAACGGTCGTACCGCTTCAGCGAGCTGCGCCGGCAGGTGGGCGGGGTCAGCGAGAAGATGCTCGCCCAGACGCTGCAGACACTGGAGCGGGACGGCTTCGTGGACCGCGACGCCAAACCCGTCATCCCGCCGCGCGTCGACTACTCGCTCACGCCGCTCGGCAGGGAGGCCGCCGAGCAGGTGTGGGGGCTCGCCCGGTGGACCGAGCAGCGGATCGACGAGGTGGCCACGGCCCGCGAGGCATACGACAGGGCCCGGTCCTGACACAGCAGAACCGGGCCCCGGGCGGCGCCTGTTGACGCCTGATCCGTACGCAGAACCCGTACGCACATCCGTACGCGATCCGTATTCAATGCGTGCTCACCGCGTGCTCGATCGCACTCAGCCCGCGACGGTCCAGGTGTCCTTGCCGGCGAGGAGCGCCGCGAGGTCGCCCTTGCCGTGCTGTTCGACTGCCGCTTCGAGCTGGGTGCTCATGAGGGTGTCGTAGACGGGGCGTTGGGTGTCGCGGAGGACGCCGATGGGGGTGTGGTGAAGGGTGTCCGGGTCGGCGAGGCGGGAGAGGGCGAAGGCGGTGGTCGGTGACGTGGCGTGCGCGTCGTGGACCAGGATCCGTGATGCGTTCTCCGGGGTGACGTCCACGACTTCGAGGTCGCCGGTGGTGTGGTCGCGGACGACGCCCTTGGGGGCTTCGGGGGTGCCGAAGCGGATGGGCTGCCCGTGTTCCAGGCGGATGACGGCCTCTTGGGCCTGTTCGCGGTCCTTGAGGGCGTCGAAGGCGCCGTCGTTGAAGATGTTGCAGTTCTGGTAGATCTCGACCAGCGCCGTTCCGGGGTGGTCGGCCGCCGCGCGCAGCACGCTCGTGAGGTGTTTGCGGTCGGAGTCGATGGTGCGTGCGACGAAGGAGGCTTCCGCGCCGATGGCCAGCGAGACGGGGTTGAACGGTGAGTCGAGGGAGCCCATCGGCGTCGACTTGGTGATCTTCCCGACCTCGGACGTCGGCGAGTACTGGCCCTTGGTCAGCCCGTAGATCCGGTTGTTGAAGAGAAGGATCTTGAGGTTGACGTTGCGGCGCAGGGCGTGGATGAGGT
This genomic interval carries:
- a CDS encoding 2-oxoacid:ferredoxin oxidoreductase subunit beta; this translates as MPDTNELLNLVPKAEAKQSMKDFKSDQEVRWCPGCGDYAVLAAVQGFMPELGLAKENIVFISGIGCSSRFPYYMNTYGMHSIHGRAPAIATGLATSRRDLSVWVVTGDGDALSIGGNHLIHALRRNVNLKILLFNNRIYGLTKGQYSPTSEVGKITKSTPMGSLDSPFNPVSLAIGAEASFVARTIDSDRKHLTSVLRAAADHPGTALVEIYQNCNIFNDGAFDALKDREQAQEAVIRLEHGQPIRFGTPEAPKGVVRDHTTGDLEVVDVTPENASRILVHDAHATSPTTAFALSRLADPDTLHHTPIGVLRDTQRPVYDTLMSTQLEAAVEQHGKGDLAALLAGKDTWTVAG
- a CDS encoding SDR family oxidoreductase; its protein translation is MSIVVTGATGALGRLVIDELLAKVPADQIAAVVRNKEKAAGLAARGVELRIADYNDPASLDGVFRPGERVLLISGSEVGRRVPQHTAVIDAAKAAGVSQLAYTGILGGPDADFQLAAEHKVTEQLILDSGLPYTFLRNGWYSENYTQNLAAVLEHGAVVASAGDGRVSSAARADYAAAAAAVLVSDGHLNRVYELSGDTAWSFAEYAAEVAKASGKEIAYRNVPAATHQEILIGAGLPEAFAAVLVDVDAAIERGLLAATSGDLARLTGRPTTPVATSIAAALA
- a CDS encoding winged helix-turn-helix transcriptional regulator, producing MDVSEVVEDQVTARPAADVNRAMCPSRLILEHVTSRWGVLVLAALLERSYRFSELRRQVGGVSEKMLAQTLQTLERDGFVDRDAKPVIPPRVDYSLTPLGREAAEQVWGLARWTEQRIDEVATAREAYDRARS